The genomic segment GATGCGGTTGTGCGTCAGCGTGGCAGGATTAGTGGCGCTCGGCGCGGGGTTGGGCGTAACCCAGGCTCAGGCGGCAGGATTGACGCGGGCGCAGGTGCTCGCCGAGCTGGCCGACTATCAAAGCGTCGGCTACCAGTTCAGCGACGTGGACTACCCGCAAAATGCCATTGAGGCGACTCGCAAAGTCGTGGCGCTGCGCGCGGAACGCGCGGCGGCTGCGGCAGCGAGCACTGCGAAAGTCGCAGACCGCGACGCCGGGTGGCCGAAGCGCGACTGATCTTTAACGACTGCCGCCGACCATCGGTCACCCGCAACGGCTAGGCCGTCTCCGCAACCCACGCATCGAACCACTCGTGCGGCTGCGCGATCTCGCTCTGCGCGGCCACCAGTTCGAGTTCGTACCGTCCGGCCTGCCAGGTTGTCTTGACCACGGCATTCACCGCCGCCACCGTATGCTCGAACGCCGCGCGAATCGAATCGCCGAGCAGCGTGCGCGCGACAAACACCGCACTGGTCAGATCGCCGACACCGACCGGCTGCCGGGCGAACGGATAAAGCGGACGCTGCGCCATCCACGCTTCGCGCTCGGTGACGACCAGCATGTTGAACCGGTCGGCGGGACTGTTGCGATCCAGCAGATGCTTGACCAGCACGAGCTTCGGCCCTCGTGCGATCACTTCGCGGCAGGCGGTCACCGCTTCTTCCAGCGTCTCGATCTCGCGGCCCACGAGGCGTTGCAATTCGGTATGGTTCGGCGCCATCGCGTCGGCGACTTCGGGCATCGTGCGGACCAGAAATTCCTGAATGCCGGGCTCGACCTTGCAGCCGCTGGCCGCGCCCATCACCGGATCGCAGAAATACCACGCGCGCGGATTGGCCGCCTTCACCGCCTTGACGATCTCCACTACCGACTGCGCCTGCTCGGGCGTGCCCAGATAGCCGGACAGCACCGCGTCGCAGCGCGGCAACATGCCGATCGCGCCGATGCCCTCGACCAGTTCCTCCATCTGCGACGAGTCGATTGCGCTGCCGGTCCAATGGCCGTATTGCGTGTGATTCGAAAACTGCACGGTGTTGAGCGGCCAGACGTTGACGCCGAGCCGGCGCATGGGAAACACGGCCGCGCTATTGCCGGCGTGTCCGAAGACAACGTGAGACTGGATGCTCAGAACGCTTTTTGTCATGGTGTCGCTCGCGCAAACGGGGATGCGCGAATAGAGAGAACGGTAGGGTGCGCCGAGTCGACGAGCCGGGAACGACCGGCCGCCCCAAACGGCAGAGCTGCTTCAGATGATGGTGCAGGAAACGTCTACACGCTGCATCGTCAGGAAACAATACAGGAGTTTCGCGCGCGCGAGTCGATCCGTCCCCTGTGTTGTTGCGTCGAACCATCATACGGAAGGGGGGGCGGGCGGCCTGCTGAAGCTGCCGGGCGGCAAACGGCGGAGGTATCCGACGCGAGGGACAGCCGCATGAGAGCGGTATTTGAACCGTGTCTGATCCAGGCGCGAACCGTGTAGATGCGGCTTGAAACGCCGTCGGACAGGCGGCTCAAA from the Paraburkholderia fungorum genome contains:
- a CDS encoding DUF4148 domain-containing protein, with amino-acid sequence MKAVWMRLCVSVAGLVALGAGLGVTQAQAAGLTRAQVLAELADYQSVGYQFSDVDYPQNAIEATRKVVALRAERAAAAAASTAKVADRDAGWPKRD
- the pdxY gene encoding pyridoxal kinase PdxY: MTKSVLSIQSHVVFGHAGNSAAVFPMRRLGVNVWPLNTVQFSNHTQYGHWTGSAIDSSQMEELVEGIGAIGMLPRCDAVLSGYLGTPEQAQSVVEIVKAVKAANPRAWYFCDPVMGAASGCKVEPGIQEFLVRTMPEVADAMAPNHTELQRLVGREIETLEEAVTACREVIARGPKLVLVKHLLDRNSPADRFNMLVVTEREAWMAQRPLYPFARQPVGVGDLTSAVFVARTLLGDSIRAAFEHTVAAVNAVVKTTWQAGRYELELVAAQSEIAQPHEWFDAWVAETA